A stretch of Haloprofundus halophilus DNA encodes these proteins:
- a CDS encoding DUF7317 family protein, whose amino-acid sequence MHTHSLTTALTLYRSGTLTLAQAASRAGKSQAEFRKVLAAHGIALHDAAPSSSESVTPARAD is encoded by the coding sequence ATGCACACTCACTCCCTCACGACGGCGCTGACGCTGTATCGCAGCGGAACCCTGACGCTCGCGCAGGCCGCCTCCCGCGCCGGGAAGTCGCAAGCGGAGTTCCGGAAGGTGCTCGCCGCTCACGGTATCGCGCTCCACGATGCCGCGCCGTCGTCGTCCGAGTCGGTGACTCCCGCGCGCGCCGACTGA
- a CDS encoding helicase C-terminal domain-containing protein gives MNPERIFDAFPAPSYRGNQEQALRDIRDAFAAGNDVVLVRAPTGSGKSLLARAIAGCARTVEESEPKHATDAYYTTPQVSQLDDVESEALLDDLSIIRGKRNYTCILPGEHDTPVNRAPCVRQKGFDCTVRHRCPYFSDRAIASSKSIAAMTLAYFMQTAGSDVFRKRDVVVVDEAHGLAEWAEMYATIELSPHSVPVWDDVGVPDVAGADDPVERASRFAETLSGVCERAKDELLTKPELTPEEAARRDRLQELRSELDWFVKDYRDPTSATTWVVDQPGGEGTQIVIKPLNPEKYLHHTVWDRGNKFALLSATILNKEAFCRQVGLDPKDVALVDVPHTFPVENRPLYDVTQGRMTFEHRDETIPKIARLVVRLMARHPDEKGLIHAHSYSIQERLAEHLVNFGVGERVRTHSRENRDAELDAWKASSDPELFLSVKMEEALDLKGDLCRWQVLCKAPYLNTSDSRVARRLEEGQWSWYHRAALRTVIQACGRVIRAPDDHGATYLADSSLLDLFDRARSDTPDWFAEQVDRMTTPNLPEFDPRAALSGLDGGGTGTLGGSSANSQNEQSDSENRGFGRRRRRGNSGVRSSEEERKNHPLSDVWGDG, from the coding sequence GTGAACCCCGAGCGCATCTTCGACGCCTTCCCCGCGCCGAGTTACCGCGGCAATCAGGAACAGGCGCTCCGGGACATCCGCGACGCGTTCGCCGCCGGCAACGACGTGGTGCTCGTGCGCGCGCCGACCGGCAGCGGTAAGTCCCTCCTGGCGCGTGCCATCGCCGGCTGCGCTCGCACGGTCGAAGAGTCCGAACCGAAACACGCCACCGACGCCTACTACACGACGCCGCAGGTCTCACAACTCGACGACGTCGAGAGCGAGGCGCTCCTCGACGACCTGAGCATCATCCGCGGCAAGCGTAACTACACCTGCATCCTCCCGGGCGAGCACGACACGCCCGTCAATCGAGCGCCCTGCGTCCGACAGAAGGGGTTCGACTGCACGGTGCGCCATCGCTGTCCGTACTTCTCGGACCGCGCCATCGCCTCCTCGAAATCCATCGCGGCGATGACGCTGGCGTACTTCATGCAGACGGCCGGCAGCGACGTGTTCCGCAAACGCGACGTCGTCGTCGTCGACGAGGCCCACGGCCTCGCCGAGTGGGCCGAGATGTACGCTACCATCGAACTGAGCCCGCACAGCGTCCCCGTCTGGGACGACGTGGGCGTTCCCGACGTCGCGGGGGCGGACGACCCGGTCGAACGCGCGTCCCGCTTCGCGGAGACGCTCTCGGGCGTCTGCGAACGCGCGAAGGACGAACTCCTGACGAAACCGGAGCTCACGCCCGAGGAAGCCGCCCGACGAGACAGGCTCCAGGAACTGCGCTCGGAACTGGACTGGTTCGTCAAGGACTACCGCGACCCGACGAGCGCGACCACGTGGGTCGTCGACCAACCCGGCGGCGAAGGTACACAGATCGTCATCAAACCGCTCAACCCCGAGAAGTATCTGCACCACACCGTCTGGGACCGCGGCAACAAGTTCGCGCTGCTGTCGGCGACGATTCTCAACAAAGAGGCTTTCTGCCGGCAGGTCGGCCTCGACCCGAAAGACGTCGCACTCGTCGACGTGCCGCACACGTTCCCCGTCGAGAACCGCCCGCTGTACGACGTGACGCAGGGGCGGATGACCTTCGAACATCGCGACGAGACCATCCCGAAAATCGCTCGTCTCGTCGTCCGTCTGATGGCGAGACACCCCGACGAGAAGGGGCTGATTCACGCGCACTCGTACAGTATTCAGGAGCGACTCGCCGAACATCTCGTGAATTTCGGCGTCGGCGAGCGCGTACGGACCCATAGTAGAGAAAACCGCGACGCCGAGTTGGACGCCTGGAAGGCGAGTTCGGACCCCGAACTGTTTCTCTCGGTGAAGATGGAGGAGGCGCTCGACCTCAAGGGTGACCTCTGTCGGTGGCAAGTCCTGTGTAAAGCCCCGTACCTCAACACGAGCGACTCGCGCGTCGCCCGCCGCCTCGAAGAGGGACAGTGGAGTTGGTACCACCGCGCCGCCCTCAGAACCGTGATTCAGGCGTGCGGACGCGTCATCCGCGCGCCGGACGACCACGGCGCGACGTATCTCGCCGACTCCAGTCTCTTGGACCTATTCGACCGCGCGCGGAGTGACACGCCCGACTGGTTCGCCGAGCAGGTCGACCGAATGACGACGCCGAACCTGCCCGAGTTCGACCCGCGAGCGGCGCTCTCCGGCCTCGACGGCGGCGGCACCGGCACGCTCGGCGGATCGTCGGCGAACAGTCAGAACGAACAGTCCGACAGCGAGAACCGCGGGTTCGGACGCCGTCGCCGACGCGGCAACAGCGGCGTCCGCTCCAGCGAGGAGGAGCGAAAGAACCACCCGCTGTCGGACGTGTGGGGCGACGGTTGA
- a CDS encoding DUF7561 family protein, with amino-acid sequence MAKARCDGCDLKIRISGGIGDFWSFDYGPSGGMALELADGTDCLLCFDCIEQLPEDRDVTAADVKAL; translated from the coding sequence ATGGCGAAGGCACGCTGCGATGGCTGTGATCTCAAAATCCGCATCAGCGGCGGTATCGGCGACTTCTGGAGTTTCGACTACGGGCCCTCCGGGGGGATGGCGCTCGAACTCGCCGACGGCACCGACTGTCTGCTCTGTTTCGACTGCATCGAGCAGTTGCCCGAGGACCGCGACGTGACGGCGGCCGACGTGAAAGCACTGTAA
- a CDS encoding TasA family protein: MKEKLELSRRNVLLGIGTVGLASAGAGVGTTAYFSDEESLTGNTFTAGKLDLTVDYKTKYDGAENDDSGNVRGHVDGAPAVGTYALGDVKPGDSGCLEFCFEIEDNPAYMWACGDLLANDENGRNDPEALVDDTGGQKGNGELADAIDAKLYYCEAPGEVEAQGGEHDHDDDTDGSNVIVTGTLGEVLRTLSTGVPLDAGMDGDAKAGRQRPYAMENRAGNVTGPCLCLEWHIDFEAVGNEIQSDSIEFDVAFHALQARHSDGTTNPCPVDSSAITDFPEFAYDGNKWNAQAVVGNSGDTWNLFLGNEPADGDTGTAGWRFDTPYEFTLNFDDDDGATFEVAGETLSFDDFDSTDHTGTVGLLGKSSDGSFDVELSDVEVAGRSIDGPTSALAEDGAKSGLLLENLAADEFAVSGTMTFLGGSGSVPADGNYGLNAFVEYEDDD; encoded by the coding sequence ATGAAAGAGAAACTCGAACTCTCGCGCCGCAACGTACTGCTGGGAATCGGAACCGTCGGACTCGCGTCCGCGGGCGCCGGTGTCGGCACGACGGCGTACTTCAGTGATGAAGAATCGCTCACCGGAAACACGTTCACCGCCGGAAAACTCGATCTCACGGTCGACTACAAGACCAAGTACGACGGCGCGGAGAACGACGACTCGGGTAACGTCCGCGGTCACGTCGACGGCGCACCCGCGGTCGGGACGTACGCGCTCGGCGACGTGAAGCCCGGCGACTCCGGCTGCCTGGAGTTCTGCTTCGAGATCGAGGACAACCCCGCGTACATGTGGGCCTGCGGTGACCTCCTCGCCAACGACGAGAACGGCCGCAACGACCCCGAGGCGCTCGTCGACGACACCGGCGGACAGAAGGGCAACGGCGAACTCGCCGACGCTATCGACGCGAAACTGTACTACTGCGAGGCTCCCGGCGAGGTCGAGGCGCAGGGTGGCGAGCACGACCACGACGACGATACCGACGGTTCGAACGTCATCGTGACCGGCACGCTCGGCGAGGTGCTCCGGACGCTCAGCACCGGTGTTCCGCTCGACGCCGGGATGGACGGCGACGCGAAAGCCGGCCGGCAGCGTCCGTACGCGATGGAGAACAGAGCCGGCAACGTCACCGGCCCGTGTCTCTGCCTCGAGTGGCACATCGACTTCGAAGCGGTCGGCAACGAGATTCAGAGCGACTCTATCGAGTTCGACGTGGCGTTCCACGCGCTGCAGGCGCGCCACAGCGACGGCACGACCAACCCGTGTCCCGTCGACAGCTCCGCCATCACCGACTTCCCCGAGTTCGCCTACGACGGCAACAAGTGGAACGCGCAGGCGGTCGTCGGCAACAGCGGCGACACCTGGAACCTGTTCCTCGGCAACGAACCCGCCGACGGCGACACCGGAACCGCCGGCTGGCGGTTCGATACGCCGTACGAGTTCACGCTCAACTTCGACGACGACGACGGTGCGACGTTCGAGGTCGCCGGAGAGACGCTCTCCTTCGACGACTTCGACTCGACCGACCACACCGGAACGGTGGGACTGCTCGGCAAGTCGAGCGACGGGAGCTTCGACGTCGAACTCTCCGACGTCGAAGTCGCCGGCCGCAGCATCGACGGGCCGACCAGCGCGCTCGCCGAAGACGGCGCGAAATCGGGCCTCCTGCTCGAAAACCTCGCCGCCGACGAGTTCGCCGTCAGCGGGACGATGACGTTCCTCGGCGGCAGCGGCTCGGTGCCCGCGGACGGCAACTACGGGCTCAACGCGTTCGTCGAGTACGAGGACGACGACTGA
- a CDS encoding YkgJ family cysteine cluster protein gives MKVNCEGCAGCCVDWRPVAPEALDHERRGRRDPLDDTYNLVPLTRDEVKAFLDEGLGDVTTPRLFRADGGTNSVTVDGYELAAVDGGPVFYVGLRKPPKPVGPFGLDPTWLDACVFLDPETLRCRIHDSELYPATCGDYPGQNLKLSQETECQRVERSYGGERLLDDDPPEKLRGLALGPQALGAKLFVYPDPEELTGVVDRLADGETTAADRALFVGAAAGSRPGTTAVDDEKAASARGRALEADSWAGAVIETWTARAGRPGDDASEVPERSALEERRGAPPTAEW, from the coding sequence ATGAAGGTGAACTGCGAGGGGTGCGCCGGTTGCTGTGTCGACTGGCGACCGGTGGCCCCCGAGGCGCTCGACCACGAGCGCCGGGGGCGGCGCGACCCGCTCGACGACACCTACAATCTCGTGCCGCTGACGCGCGACGAAGTGAAGGCGTTCCTCGACGAGGGGCTCGGCGACGTGACGACGCCGCGGCTGTTCCGCGCCGACGGGGGGACCAACTCGGTCACCGTCGACGGCTACGAACTCGCCGCCGTCGACGGCGGCCCCGTGTTCTACGTCGGCCTCCGCAAACCGCCGAAACCGGTCGGCCCGTTCGGTCTCGACCCGACGTGGCTCGACGCCTGCGTCTTTCTCGACCCCGAGACGCTCCGCTGTCGTATCCACGACTCGGAGCTGTACCCCGCGACCTGCGGCGACTACCCCGGACAGAATCTCAAACTGAGCCAGGAGACCGAGTGCCAGCGCGTCGAGCGCAGCTACGGGGGCGAACGACTCCTCGACGACGACCCGCCGGAGAAGCTCCGGGGGCTCGCGCTCGGCCCGCAAGCGCTGGGGGCGAAACTGTTCGTCTACCCCGACCCCGAGGAACTGACGGGCGTCGTCGACCGTCTCGCGGACGGGGAGACGACGGCGGCGGACCGCGCGCTGTTCGTCGGTGCCGCCGCCGGGTCGCGGCCGGGGACGACGGCCGTCGACGACGAGAAGGCCGCGTCGGCCCGCGGACGCGCACTGGAAGCGGACTCGTGGGCCGGCGCGGTCATCGAAACGTGGACGGCGCGAGCGGGGCGACCCGGCGACGACGCGAGCGAGGTTCCGGAGCGGTCGGCGCTCGAAGAGCGGCGCGGCGCGCCGCCGACCGCGGAGTGGTGA
- a CDS encoding NAD(P)H-binding protein — MKVLVTGATGFVGGRLVPALRSAGHDVTALVRDAQTFDAPDGVDVIEGDLLEPDDCELVVGEGPTGEQSLSTLLDSQGITAAYYLVHSMQAGKDFEERDRRIARRFVRVVNRTNVERVLYLGGLGEERDQLSKHLRSRREVEYILSQGEFQLTTLRAAIIIGDGSASFDLVEQLARRLPVMVTPQWVQTRCQPIAIDDVVAYLVGVLDHPETAGEMYEIGGPDVLTYDEIIRETARQLGRPLHIVPVPVLTPRLSAYWVGLVTDVPASIARPLIDGLKNPVVVDDNRIEEIVTFELTPFEAAVEAALGTGEGSETTAVTDATSAPKTN; from the coding sequence ATGAAAGTCCTCGTGACGGGTGCGACGGGGTTCGTCGGTGGGCGACTCGTTCCGGCGCTCCGGAGCGCCGGACACGACGTGACGGCGCTGGTCCGCGACGCGCAGACGTTCGACGCGCCGGACGGCGTCGACGTCATCGAAGGCGACCTGCTCGAACCCGACGACTGCGAACTCGTCGTCGGTGAGGGACCGACCGGCGAGCAGTCGCTGTCGACGCTTCTCGACTCGCAGGGGATAACGGCGGCGTACTATCTCGTCCACTCGATGCAGGCCGGAAAAGACTTCGAAGAACGCGACCGACGCATCGCCCGACGATTCGTCCGCGTCGTGAACCGGACGAACGTCGAGCGCGTGCTCTACCTCGGCGGCCTCGGCGAGGAGCGCGACCAACTGTCGAAACATCTCCGCTCGCGGCGAGAGGTCGAGTACATCCTCTCGCAGGGCGAGTTCCAACTGACGACGCTCCGGGCGGCCATCATCATCGGCGACGGCAGCGCGAGTTTCGACCTCGTCGAGCAACTGGCGCGTCGGTTGCCGGTGATGGTGACCCCCCAGTGGGTGCAGACGAGGTGCCAACCCATCGCCATCGACGACGTCGTCGCGTACCTCGTCGGCGTGCTCGACCACCCCGAGACGGCGGGCGAGATGTACGAAATCGGCGGCCCGGACGTGTTGACGTACGACGAAATCATCCGCGAGACGGCTCGGCAGTTGGGTCGACCCCTCCACATCGTCCCCGTGCCGGTGCTGACGCCGCGGCTGTCGGCGTACTGGGTCGGGTTGGTGACCGACGTGCCGGCGAGCATCGCTCGCCCGCTCATCGACGGGCTGAAAAACCCCGTCGTCGTCGACGACAACCGGATAGAGGAGATCGTCACCTTCGAGTTGACGCCGTTCGAGGCGGCCGTCGAGGCGGCGCTCGGGACCGGCGAGGGGAGCGAGACGACGGCGGTGACGGACGCGACGAGTGCGCCGAAGACCAACTGA
- a CDS encoding DUF7530 family protein: MQQQQCDEAAGPDPVYGETWVYESIVGALPGIDLTDWQAVLLQIAIFEVALLFLAWAYDLWNAALAGTAAVFVAAVGSLAMVRLGEETRSLALPESYLRLLFGSSIEVVLAVLAFVALVTHLFVFDPERAANPLVETLFGEQPDVIPVYLMLLVLWDLCYRIGTSWWASVVALWRSYRFTFDGETAAELRRIDLTNVAFGLAQLVLVPFILDRPVLLFAVGGHVVAVTVVSTLAVLALTVETGGEKQVVD; the protein is encoded by the coding sequence ATGCAGCAACAGCAGTGCGACGAGGCGGCGGGACCCGACCCCGTGTACGGCGAGACGTGGGTGTACGAGAGCATCGTCGGGGCGCTCCCCGGCATCGACCTGACCGACTGGCAGGCGGTACTCCTGCAGATAGCGATTTTCGAGGTCGCGCTGCTGTTTCTGGCGTGGGCGTACGACCTCTGGAACGCCGCGCTCGCCGGGACGGCGGCGGTGTTCGTCGCCGCCGTCGGAAGCCTCGCGATGGTCCGTCTCGGCGAGGAAACGCGCTCGCTGGCGCTGCCGGAGTCGTACCTGCGACTGCTGTTCGGGTCGAGCATCGAAGTCGTCCTCGCGGTGCTGGCGTTCGTCGCGCTGGTCACCCACCTGTTCGTCTTCGACCCCGAACGGGCGGCGAACCCGCTGGTCGAGACGCTGTTCGGCGAGCAACCGGACGTGATTCCGGTGTATCTGATGCTTCTGGTCCTCTGGGACCTCTGTTACCGCATCGGCACCTCGTGGTGGGCGTCGGTCGTCGCGCTCTGGCGCTCCTACCGCTTTACGTTCGACGGGGAGACGGCCGCCGAACTGCGCCGCATCGACCTGACGAACGTGGCGTTCGGACTCGCGCAGTTGGTACTCGTCCCCTTTATCCTCGACCGGCCGGTGCTGCTGTTCGCCGTCGGCGGCCACGTCGTCGCCGTGACGGTCGTCTCGACGTTGGCGGTGCTGGCGCTCACCGTCGAGACGGGCGGCGAAAAACAGGTAGTCGACTAA
- a CDS encoding DUF5786 family protein, translated as MSMGAYDEDEHERRAQKTGQVDADFDEARTEFRGRLEYDSGDSTEDLLDQFRKLKDDR; from the coding sequence ATGTCAATGGGTGCCTATGACGAAGACGAACACGAGCGTCGTGCGCAGAAAACGGGCCAGGTCGACGCGGACTTCGACGAGGCGCGCACGGAGTTCCGCGGGCGTCTCGAGTACGACTCCGGTGACTCCACCGAGGACCTGCTCGACCAGTTCCGCAAACTGAAGGACGACCGTTAG
- a CDS encoding DUF5784 family protein, whose protein sequence is MARPLRFRHAPGRWTEQRVRHDVYSHLDSNLGAAMERPWFKPPSGYEARRFEMDNGDTALFCWNDDGAYWLGNTETPSTLWRTDKFGFTEVPYPVRRWAERELLAQLYEETPWLEPFPHLSWFFLPVFLSKDGRETTRRFFDEHAAGFPDATRDEALSFYESFLKTGVLDEYRELMAGKLGTSKQLDLVRMSASMGEFNAAALLTEAGYDITPEIEVTTGHSLDYRAERDGEGTLVEVTRPLPTDRRSAGTPVAAVRDTAETKTSGQLERHGGGVTLFVDCSSFPDDDWNAVRGEKPEVRHRPAVVFRTRPSGRVEAYKKGSVPLDLDDAVEWV, encoded by the coding sequence GTGGCACGACCTCTGCGGTTCCGGCACGCGCCCGGTCGATGGACCGAACAGCGCGTCCGGCACGACGTATACTCTCATCTAGATTCGAATCTCGGCGCGGCGATGGAGCGACCGTGGTTCAAGCCGCCCTCCGGGTACGAGGCTCGGCGCTTCGAGATGGACAACGGCGACACGGCGCTGTTCTGCTGGAACGACGACGGCGCGTACTGGCTCGGCAACACCGAGACGCCGAGCACGCTCTGGCGCACGGACAAGTTCGGGTTCACGGAGGTTCCGTACCCGGTCCGTCGGTGGGCCGAACGCGAGCTGCTCGCGCAGCTGTACGAGGAGACGCCGTGGCTCGAACCGTTTCCGCACCTCTCGTGGTTCTTTCTCCCGGTGTTTCTCTCGAAAGACGGTCGGGAGACGACGCGACGGTTCTTCGACGAACACGCCGCCGGCTTCCCGGACGCGACGCGCGACGAAGCGCTCTCCTTCTACGAGTCGTTCCTGAAGACCGGCGTTCTCGACGAGTACCGCGAGCTGATGGCCGGCAAACTCGGCACCTCGAAACAGCTCGACCTGGTCCGGATGAGCGCCTCGATGGGCGAGTTCAACGCCGCCGCGCTGCTCACCGAAGCCGGGTACGACATCACGCCCGAGATCGAGGTGACGACCGGGCACTCGCTGGACTACCGCGCCGAACGCGACGGCGAGGGAACGCTCGTCGAGGTGACCCGTCCGCTGCCGACGGACCGCCGCAGCGCCGGGACGCCCGTCGCCGCCGTCCGCGACACGGCGGAGACCAAAACGTCGGGGCAGTTGGAGCGACACGGCGGCGGCGTCACGCTGTTCGTCGACTGCTCGTCGTTCCCCGACGACGACTGGAACGCCGTCCGCGGCGAGAAACCGGAGGTCAGACACCGTCCCGCCGTCGTCTTCCGGACGCGACCGTCCGGACGCGTCGAAGCCTACAAGAAGGGAAGCGTTCCGCTGGACCTCGACGACGCCGTCGAGTGGGTGTGA
- a CDS encoding DUF5789 family protein: MRLNRTGDLVANHEYPATTDELVSAYGTETIHLQNGTETIGTVLERLGTQTYADAEEVYEALLTGVGHEAIGRRFYSDRDAPTLGEGNSGQVSF; this comes from the coding sequence ATGCGCCTGAACAGAACCGGCGACCTCGTCGCCAACCACGAGTACCCCGCGACCACCGACGAACTCGTCAGCGCCTACGGTACAGAGACGATTCACCTACAGAACGGCACGGAGACGATCGGGACCGTGCTCGAACGTCTCGGCACGCAGACGTACGCCGACGCGGAAGAGGTGTACGAGGCACTGCTCACCGGCGTCGGCCACGAAGCCATCGGACGCCGATTCTACAGCGACCGGGACGCGCCGACGCTCGGGGAGGGGAACTCCGGACAGGTCTCCTTCTGA
- a CDS encoding PHP domain-containing protein — MDIAADLHVHTVASDGRLTLDELPAAARAGGVDVVAVTDHDTFHPGLDAPVSVHDGLTVIHGLELRVDISEPSLADDRTGSAAGMQVDLLGYGVRRTTALTDELDRLQRNRVERGAELIERVESHLGVDLDVEPRPGIGRPHVARAIDDSEADYDYQGAFDHLIGDDGPCFVAREVPTFETGVELLSEACSVVSLAHPFRYGDPEAALSLTRHLDAVERYYPYGFEVEEALVDEVVEREGLLTTGGSDAHGTELGVCGVPPKAFAEIRSRLPEAVA, encoded by the coding sequence ATGGACATCGCCGCCGACCTCCACGTTCACACCGTCGCCTCCGACGGGCGACTGACGCTCGACGAGTTGCCGGCGGCCGCGCGGGCGGGCGGCGTCGACGTCGTCGCCGTCACCGACCACGACACGTTCCATCCGGGGCTCGACGCGCCCGTGAGCGTCCACGACGGCCTCACGGTGATTCACGGCCTCGAACTCCGCGTCGACATCTCGGAGCCGAGTCTGGCAGACGACCGGACCGGCTCCGCCGCCGGGATGCAGGTCGACCTTCTGGGGTACGGCGTCCGCCGAACCACCGCGCTGACCGACGAACTCGACCGGCTCCAGCGGAACCGCGTCGAGCGCGGCGCGGAGCTGATCGAACGGGTCGAGTCGCACCTGGGAGTCGACCTCGATGTCGAGCCGCGACCCGGAATCGGTCGGCCGCACGTCGCCCGCGCCATCGACGACAGCGAGGCCGACTACGACTACCAGGGCGCGTTCGACCACCTCATCGGCGACGACGGACCCTGTTTCGTCGCCCGCGAGGTTCCGACGTTCGAGACGGGAGTGGAGTTGCTCTCGGAGGCGTGTTCGGTCGTCTCGCTGGCGCACCCGTTCCGGTACGGCGACCCCGAGGCGGCGCTGTCGTTGACGCGCCACCTCGACGCCGTCGAGCGCTACTACCCGTACGGGTTCGAAGTCGAGGAGGCGCTCGTCGACGAAGTCGTCGAACGTGAGGGACTGCTGACCACCGGCGGCAGCGACGCGCACGGGACGGAGCTCGGCGTCTGCGGCGTCCCCCCGAAAGCGTTTGCGGAGATTCGCAGCCGACTACCCGAAGCGGTGGCTTAA
- a CDS encoding DUF6757 family protein, translating to MQCHYCDRDAAFAAGKDGVRVGLCEEHFRERMEELAESDELEALRERIDVDRAE from the coding sequence ATGCAGTGCCACTACTGCGACCGCGATGCCGCCTTCGCCGCCGGGAAAGACGGCGTTCGAGTCGGCCTCTGCGAGGAGCATTTCCGCGAGCGAATGGAGGAACTCGCCGAGTCCGACGAGCTCGAAGCCCTCCGAGAGCGGATCGATGTGGACCGAGCGGAGTGA
- a CDS encoding GNAT family N-acetyltransferase, whose amino-acid sequence MPGPVFLTGDRVELRTVEREDREFIARHRNNPAFRRVLGDARPMNLSAATDYFESVVVGDDGETFLICADDRTVGLCFFYDLDETNGSAEVGYWITAEAQGNGYATDAARTLARYAFDERRLVKLTARVREPNEASIRVLEKLGFREEGVLREQEFVDGRRVDLRLFGLLASELER is encoded by the coding sequence ATGCCCGGCCCCGTCTTCCTCACCGGCGACCGAGTCGAGCTCCGGACCGTCGAACGCGAGGACCGCGAGTTCATCGCTCGCCACCGCAACAACCCCGCGTTCCGTCGCGTCCTCGGCGACGCTCGACCGATGAACCTCTCGGCGGCGACCGACTACTTCGAGTCGGTCGTCGTCGGCGACGACGGCGAGACGTTTCTGATCTGCGCCGACGACCGGACGGTCGGTCTCTGCTTCTTCTACGACCTCGACGAGACGAACGGCAGCGCCGAGGTCGGTTACTGGATTACAGCGGAAGCACAGGGAAACGGCTACGCAACCGATGCCGCACGAACGCTCGCACGCTACGCGTTCGACGAGCGACGCCTCGTCAAACTCACCGCCCGCGTGCGCGAACCGAACGAGGCGTCGATCCGAGTGCTCGAAAAACTCGGCTTCCGCGAGGAGGGCGTCCTCCGCGAACAGGAGTTCGTGGACGGGCGACGCGTCGACTTGCGACTGTTCGGGCTCCTGGCGTCGGAGCTCGAACGGTGA
- a CDS encoding DedA family protein has protein sequence MLSLLLQANFEVPSMLRDLLDSEFAFLLLLGIFVLEGAMLMYFMPSELVVPGAIFVFGATVETAILIIGIAVLGATVGQLALFMVAKRGGREYLLQKRWFRISEERLDKFDGWFDRWGPIVVPVSNTLPFTRGMLTVPAGFSEMPARKFVALSAVGTLSFETLLALLYFVVLPYL, from the coding sequence ATGCTGAGCCTGCTGCTCCAGGCCAACTTCGAGGTTCCCTCGATGTTGCGCGACCTGCTCGACTCCGAGTTCGCGTTCCTCCTACTCCTGGGTATCTTCGTCCTCGAAGGAGCGATGCTGATGTACTTCATGCCGAGCGAACTCGTCGTCCCCGGGGCGATATTCGTCTTCGGCGCGACCGTCGAGACGGCTATCCTCATCATCGGTATCGCCGTGCTCGGCGCGACTGTCGGTCAGCTCGCGCTGTTCATGGTGGCCAAGCGCGGCGGCCGCGAGTACCTGCTCCAGAAGCGCTGGTTCCGAATCAGCGAGGAGCGCCTCGACAAGTTCGACGGCTGGTTCGACCGCTGGGGTCCCATCGTCGTCCCGGTGAGCAACACGCTGCCGTTCACGCGCGGGATGCTCACCGTTCCGGCGGGTTTCTCGGAGATGCCCGCCCGGAAGTTCGTCGCGCTGTCGGCGGTCGGCACACTCTCGTTCGAGACGCTTCTGGCGCTGCTGTACTTCGTTGTCCTGCCCTACCTCTGA